A single genomic interval of Halorubrum aethiopicum harbors:
- a CDS encoding YkgJ family cysteine cluster protein: protein MKLRCEGCAGCCVDWRPLAPEAAGSDRAGRRPPLDDVYDLAPLTRDEVVEFLDRGLGDVMTPRLFEPAEGDDRVRIDGIDLATVDGSPAFVIGLRKPPKPVAPIGTDEPRWLDSCVFLDPLTLQCRIHDDDAYPRTCSAYPGHNLALDAETECERVEAAGGGERLLDDDPPVDLPAPAFGPQALGSTVFAYPDPDDLAGAVARIRDGGTTAADRARFVGAAAGSRPGSLSVDRDRMAEARDRAREADSWAGRAIREWSGRAGDDGVVADLDADDREALVRDLEDDAGAPATPGWET, encoded by the coding sequence ATGAAGCTCCGCTGTGAGGGGTGTGCCGGCTGCTGTGTCGACTGGCGGCCGCTCGCGCCCGAGGCCGCCGGCTCCGACCGCGCGGGTCGCCGCCCGCCGCTCGACGACGTCTACGACCTCGCGCCGCTCACCCGCGACGAAGTGGTCGAATTCCTCGACCGCGGGCTCGGCGACGTGATGACGCCCCGCCTCTTCGAACCCGCGGAGGGCGACGACCGCGTCCGGATCGACGGGATCGACCTCGCCACGGTCGACGGCAGTCCGGCGTTCGTGATCGGGCTGCGGAAGCCGCCGAAGCCGGTCGCGCCGATCGGGACCGACGAGCCGAGATGGCTCGATTCCTGCGTCTTCCTCGACCCGCTCACCCTCCAGTGCCGGATCCACGACGACGACGCGTACCCCCGGACCTGTTCGGCGTACCCCGGTCACAACCTCGCGCTCGACGCCGAGACCGAGTGCGAGCGCGTCGAGGCGGCCGGCGGCGGCGAGCGCCTCCTCGACGACGACCCGCCGGTGGACCTCCCCGCGCCGGCGTTCGGCCCACAGGCGCTGGGCTCGACCGTCTTCGCGTACCCCGACCCGGACGACCTCGCGGGCGCGGTCGCGCGGATCCGCGACGGCGGGACGACCGCCGCCGACCGGGCCCGGTTCGTCGGGGCCGCCGCCGGCTCCCGACCGGGATCGCTCTCCGTCGACCGCGACCGCATGGCCGAGGCGCGGGATCGGGCCAGGGAGGCCGACTCCTGGGCGGGGCGGGCGATTCGCGAGTGGTCGGGGCGAGCCGGAGACGACGGCGTCGTCGCCGACCTCGACGCGGACGACCGCGAAGCGCTGGTCCGCGACCTGGAGGACGACGCCGGTGCGCCGGCGACGCCGGGGTGGGAGACGTAG